Part of the Xiphophorus couchianus chromosome 8, X_couchianus-1.0, whole genome shotgun sequence genome is shown below.
CATCCCTGTAAAACAATGCAGGGTCTTTCCGGTTTTCAGTCGTCTTTGAGTGTGCCATTTTAATTGCACCACCATTAAATTTTAAACTCAGCATTCTGTTAATCTGACACCTACACGTGAAGTAGGAGTGGATGATAaggttttaaatttcttcatgATATTTTGGAGTATTGTAGTGGcaataaaaattacaatgaaCTTCTGCCACACCtccagtcataaaaaaaaaccctcaaatgtATTACTCTCAATTTTTTTGGCCTTAGAAAATCTTTTAAGATTTCCCATGGTAGGTGTGAGCTCTTTTAGTTAAGTCTTACATTTAGATGTTTCCCATTCATTGCTTCTCCCTTaggcttttaaaatattagttttaacattgatttttatatgtttttgagaaatgtagtgacattaatttattcattagaTGGgtagatggacagatggatggatgcataATTCTGCTGTACACAATACTtgtgttttgtcatatttagaaatataaacatagCAGTGGAAAACAGTCCaagcaaaaaacaataagtaCCCCAACTAACCTTCCTTAGAAATATCCTTCCTTAGAATTTAACATTATCATCACAATATTAGTGAATTAACTATGTCTTTATGATGATATACAGTATAACTGCTCATTCACTGTGAATCATTagaagttaaacaaaaatatagttttatgtAGATTTTTCTCAGTTGTAATTTAATTGACTATTTTCTGACAAAATtggaaaatattacaatttgtttttatttccactcaaGGGAAAAGACCATAATGGCAGCAGCATGCTCTTCTCTGGACCCGGACCTAATGAGGGAGGTTCTCGAATGCCCCATCTGCCTGGAGACTTACAACCAGGATAAACTCAGACCCAAACTCCTGCAGTGTGGGCACACTGTGTGTCGACTTTGTCTGGAGAAACTGTTGGCTAATACCATCAATGGTGTCCGCTGCCCCTTCTGCAGCAAGGTCTCCAGGATGAGCAGCATCTCCCAGCTGGCAGATAATCTTACAGTACTGAAAATAATAGATTGCACTTTGACCTGCAGTGCTGCTGCCACGGCACTAATGTGCAAGTCCTGCGGCAACCGGCTACCAAGACAGTTCTGCTATGACTGCACCACAGTTCTCTGTGAGGTCTGTAAAGCGGATGGCCACCTGCATGAAGGCCATTCAGTTCAGCCAATAAAAGTGGCAGCTGAGCAGCGCCGTAAAGAACTGAGTGGTAGACTGGCTGCCCTCCGTGACGTTATGGGCaatattcagaagaaaaagacaacactTGAAAACATTTCCAAGAGCTTGAGACAAAAGTACCGGGCGGTTCAGCAAGAGTATTCTTCGGCAGAACTTCATCTTCAGGAAGAGCTCAGCAAATCTCGAAGGACATTCACAGCCTCTTTGGGAGAAGTGGAAAAACTCAATGCACAGGTTCTTGAGGAGCAGACATATCTTCTTAACCTCGCAGAGGTAAAAGTGGTTTCACGTTGCGATTATCTGACTGTAAGGGTAAGACAGAGTGACATTGCCTTATTAAAGGACGATGGCGCAGGAAGTGATGATGAAGAGCTGGACCTCAGAAGCAGTTTACCCACACAGTTCCAGCTACAAGAGCCAACACTAGCCAGAGCAGAACACTCTAATCCCATAGAAGTGGGCTGTTTGACCACAAACACTTACACAGTCAATACAGATGATGAGAAAGGTGGGTTAGAAACAATGTTGGAGTTTAAAGCAGAGGATGCGCCCTCTGGCGCTACAGGTGGTTCTGTAATGGTTCCAGGGGATCTTTACCGTGATGTTGACATGGTTTCAGCAGTAGATGAGACAGTATGTGGTTCACCAAGTAGCTTTAAGTCAAAGTCCATGGATGCAGGTGGGGAATCTGCGGGGGCTAGTTCCAGGCCACCAGTATGCCAGTTTGTAAAGAAGATGGGCTGTAAAGGAGCGCTGCCTGGAATGTTTAATTTACCCATTAGCATTTGTGTTTCACCACAAGGTGATATACTGGTGGCCGATCGAGGGAACTGCCGTGTCCAGATTTTCAATCGTAAAGGTGTCCCGCGCGAAATCCGACGCAATGCAAGCATAGACAACTTTGTTCTGAGCTTCTTTGGTGCTGACCTGCCTAACCTTATCCCGTTATCCATAGCTGTGACTCCTCAAGGTCTGATTGGTGTTACTGACAACTACGATAATTCAGTTAAAGTCTACACCATGGATGGGCATTATGTGGCCTGCCATAAAAACCAGCTGATTAAACCCTGGGGAATTACTGCCATGCCATCAGGTCAGTTTGTGGTGTCAGACGTGGAAGGGGGGAAACTGTGGTGCCTTGCAGTGGACCGCAATGTAGGTGTAGTCAGCTATAACCGATTGTGCTCTGCTGTCCGGCCAAAGTTTGTGACATGTGATGCAGCAGGAACCGTGTACTTTACCCAAGGCCTGGCCCTGAACTTCGAAAAGCGCCAGAACGAGCCCCACTTCGAAGGAGGCTTCTCCATTGGCTCAGTGGGTACCGATGGCCAGCTGGGGAAACAGCTCAGCCACTTTTTCTCCGAAACAGAGGACTTCCGCTGCATCACTGGCATGTGTGTGGATGCCAACGGTGATTTGCTGGTCACCGATAGTGGCAGGAAAGAAATTCTTCAGTTTCCCAAAGAAGGAGGATTTAACATTCTGATCCAAGAAGGACTGACCTGTCCCGTAGGAGTGGCCACCACCCAGAAAGGACAGCTGCTAGTGCTTGATTGCTGGGACCACTGTGTCAAAGTCTTTACATACGTCCAAAGGAGGCATTCTTCAACTTCCTAGAAACACTTTTTCTCCCTGTGAACTTAAGAGATTTAGTGGGTGTGTGTGGTTGGTCGGGTTGAAGTTTGAGAAGATATAACACTATTACTTGTTTCTGTAGTGTAGCTGCAGCAAAGACTATTTCCTTTCCCAGCTTGGTTCCCAGGTGGCTTATTATATTCATCACTATAGCAAGTTGTCTAAGTAGATCATGAAAAACAAGCCATTGGTGTTTAAGCTATGAAGCACAAAGAGCTGACATTCTCTTCTATATTAGCCTTGGTGTCCCCATTCACGCATGACTGTGCGACTTACTGCAATTTGATTGAGAAAGATTTGTCAGAggggtagaaaatattttcagatttacatatgaaataaatacaaccaAGGCTGTTGGCCTGCAATGCACTTTATTATTGACTTGTCACTATGTCCCATTATTAGGTTTTAGTAGCACACTAACTATTTCTACTGAATGCAGCTGGCAGCTTTAAAATTTACTTGACCTGTCTCTAATGGCAAAAAGTAACTAGGAATCAGCTTTCATTCTGTAATATCagggaaaattaaatgttaaatatttatttcttatagAAAAGAGTATTTAACCATAAAATCATAACCTGATGTAGTGTGGAGTTAGAGGTACATCTCCAGAAATAATtgtaatattgtgtaaaagttCAATATATTTTGTCATTCCTTTCAGAAATTGGAAGTCATATATTACATAGaataataaagtgaaaatgtCAAGCCTTTGTTTCTTCTAGTGTCAATCATTACGACTTATAGATATAATAAAAgggaatatttaaaacagaaatatcagGCTTCTGAAAAGTGTTTACTTTGATGCACTCAATACCTGCCTGGACCTTTTTTTGCATGAATAACTGCAGTAATGCAATGTGGCATGGAGGCAATTAGCCTGTGGCTTTGCTGATATGTAATTAAAGCCCAGTGTGCTATGATAGCTGCCTTCAGGTCATCTGCCTTGTTGGGTCTGATGTCTaatcttcc
Proteins encoded:
- the trim32 gene encoding E3 ubiquitin-protein ligase TRIM32: MAAACSSLDPDLMREVLECPICLETYNQDKLRPKLLQCGHTVCRLCLEKLLANTINGVRCPFCSKVSRMSSISQLADNLTVLKIIDCTLTCSAAATALMCKSCGNRLPRQFCYDCTTVLCEVCKADGHLHEGHSVQPIKVAAEQRRKELSGRLAALRDVMGNIQKKKTTLENISKSLRQKYRAVQQEYSSAELHLQEELSKSRRTFTASLGEVEKLNAQVLEEQTYLLNLAEVKVVSRCDYLTVRVRQSDIALLKDDGAGSDDEELDLRSSLPTQFQLQEPTLARAEHSNPIEVGCLTTNTYTVNTDDEKGGLETMLEFKAEDAPSGATGGSVMVPGDLYRDVDMVSAVDETVCGSPSSFKSKSMDAGGESAGASSRPPVCQFVKKMGCKGALPGMFNLPISICVSPQGDILVADRGNCRVQIFNRKGVPREIRRNASIDNFVLSFFGADLPNLIPLSIAVTPQGLIGVTDNYDNSVKVYTMDGHYVACHKNQLIKPWGITAMPSGQFVVSDVEGGKLWCLAVDRNVGVVSYNRLCSAVRPKFVTCDAAGTVYFTQGLALNFEKRQNEPHFEGGFSIGSVGTDGQLGKQLSHFFSETEDFRCITGMCVDANGDLLVTDSGRKEILQFPKEGGFNILIQEGLTCPVGVATTQKGQLLVLDCWDHCVKVFTYVQRRHSSTS